One part of the Salvelinus fontinalis isolate EN_2023a chromosome 4, ASM2944872v1, whole genome shotgun sequence genome encodes these proteins:
- the LOC129853420 gene encoding 60S ribosomal protein L35, whose protein sequence is MGKIKARDLRGKKKEELLKQLDDLKVELSQLRVAKVTGGAASKLSKICVVRKSIARVLTVINQTQKENLRKFYKGKKYKPLDLRPRKTRAIRRRLNKHEESLRTKKMQRKDRLYSIRKFAVKA, encoded by the exons ATG GGCAAGATCAAGGCTAGAGATCTGCGGGGCAAGAAGAAGGAGGAGTTGCTCAAGCAGCTAGACGACCTAAAGGTAGAGCTGTCCCAGCTCCGCGTAGCCAAGGTTACTGGTGGAGCTGCCTCCAAGCTCTCCAAGAT ctgtGTCGTCCGCAAGTCCATCGCCCGCGTTCTGACTGTCATCAACCAGACGCAGAAGGAGAACCTGAGGAAGTTCTACAAG GGTAAAAAGTACAAGCCCCTGGATCTGAGACCCAGAAAGACCCGTGCCATCCGCAGGAGACTTAACAAGCATGAGGAGTCTCTCAGAACCAAGAAGATGCAGAGGAAGGACCGCCTGTATTCCATTCGCAAATTTGCTGTCAAGGCTTAA